The Proteus vulgaris genome has a segment encoding these proteins:
- a CDS encoding tail length tape measure protein produces the protein MANVGEIVYQVQMDVRQLLTSQQQLEQRLNRMDSSFNRTSQSVNNTERSMQSLSKVAAALTGYLSASMVASYSEAWTELNNKLSNSVRASESLIDVTQRVFDISQATRSSLDATATLYARLERGTREYNTSAADLAKLTSIINQGFIVSGATAQEAENAIIQLSQGIASGVLRGEEFNSVAEQGSRLMVALADSMGVGIGQLRKMAAEGKLTTDVVVKGLLSQGDAIGKEFAKTTRTMSQAFQEAGNNLTKFLGENTTIKTSINVFSDAVITVSQNLSEMGIILTAVAAVIGSRYVGALAMASVAQIKKARDTITAVMATRQATIAERDAAAVLARKALADKEAAALALKRAREQHQLTIGTNAEATALANVTRLRTAYTNAAIASTQANQALSASQARVAATALTMSNAMKALNAASAPLGGPMGALMLIGAAVYYVIDAMKSAKQAARDYSNELPDLIERLKELNRVQLDAARVKTSQNIAQKKEDISDLKEEVESLTKQLSIQKKLNESGVWRPDSAREKEKELTNDLAIAKANLDSKTTELSYSENALLQIDRQINKVVADQMEEARKLHDEIGNGVQKVQMLSDAQDFFAKKLGISTQAIKDFNAEKVSFEWSKEGLDLRKSLERDMKLANAKSEIDKRKLQVEFYAEDKGITDEKEINQLKQIAIATQEAQDAAAERNKTTNESTKATDAAYEALKRQREEIELLNKGYKDGSLEMAKYDAVKALGDTASPKQIEKAEQLAEEKYNIERNLADKKAALELDLVAKAKESHDKQLKDLERITKDDVSLTEQAARRKAEIEAEYQQKIAEIKANNAVSPQDNLKAQVDPVQQLKNEHERKLALIREFETEKGAITQQGLALMNAANTQYEQDRMNAQWDIWRNQSQANQFLADGLDALGQRSANVITGLLTGTQSLNDAFRNVALTIVDQAVGALVQMGMQQVKNMITENAMRKASNAQAVAEATATGGAITAAMAPAAATTSIATMGSAATWGMAAMAAAIPAMIALAGARKNGGQVGAGKMYQVGEGGKPEIFKASNGSQYMIPGDNGRVISNRQMGKGGNGISMGDMHFTFQVQAPNGITQKEAQQIQQMVRGTVYDVLGTEMRGGGALEKSRSW, from the coding sequence ATGGCAAATGTAGGCGAAATCGTTTATCAAGTTCAAATGGATGTTCGGCAATTGCTTACATCGCAACAGCAGTTAGAGCAACGCCTTAATCGTATGGATAGTAGCTTTAACCGAACGTCTCAGTCAGTAAATAACACAGAGCGTTCAATGCAGTCTCTATCCAAAGTTGCCGCTGCTCTGACTGGTTATTTATCGGCTTCAATGGTTGCCAGTTATTCTGAAGCATGGACTGAGTTAAACAACAAATTATCTAACTCAGTTCGCGCAAGTGAGTCACTGATTGATGTCACTCAGCGAGTATTTGATATCTCTCAAGCAACGCGATCTAGCCTCGATGCCACAGCAACACTCTATGCACGACTTGAACGAGGAACGAGAGAATACAATACATCAGCAGCAGACTTGGCAAAATTAACATCCATTATCAACCAAGGCTTTATCGTCTCTGGTGCTACTGCACAGGAAGCAGAAAACGCCATCATTCAGTTGTCACAAGGTATCGCCTCTGGCGTTCTTCGCGGTGAAGAATTCAACTCAGTAGCGGAGCAAGGTAGCCGCTTGATGGTTGCGCTTGCTGACTCAATGGGTGTTGGTATTGGTCAGCTGCGCAAGATGGCTGCGGAAGGTAAACTAACTACTGATGTTGTTGTGAAAGGCTTGCTCTCTCAAGGTGATGCGATCGGTAAGGAGTTCGCTAAAACAACTCGAACAATGTCACAGGCATTTCAAGAGGCAGGGAACAACTTAACCAAGTTTCTCGGTGAAAATACAACAATAAAGACATCTATTAACGTATTCAGTGATGCTGTAATTACCGTTAGCCAAAATTTATCAGAAATGGGAATTATTTTAACAGCGGTTGCTGCGGTAATAGGCTCAAGATATGTTGGCGCTTTAGCCATGGCTAGTGTGGCACAAATAAAAAAAGCCAGAGATACAATAACGGCTGTCATGGCAACTAGACAGGCAACCATAGCCGAAAGAGATGCGGCGGCAGTTCTTGCAAGAAAAGCCTTAGCGGATAAAGAGGCGGCAGCTTTAGCACTAAAGAGAGCAAGAGAACAACATCAGCTAACTATCGGAACTAACGCTGAGGCGACGGCATTAGCTAACGTTACTAGATTAAGAACCGCTTATACAAATGCCGCTATCGCATCAACACAAGCAAATCAGGCATTGAGTGCATCCCAAGCAAGAGTTGCGGCAACTGCTTTGACCATGTCAAATGCAATGAAGGCGCTTAATGCAGCGTCTGCTCCTCTTGGTGGGCCTATGGGCGCTTTAATGCTTATTGGTGCTGCTGTTTACTATGTAATAGATGCGATGAAAAGCGCCAAGCAAGCGGCTAGAGATTACAGTAACGAATTACCAGACTTAATTGAAAGACTGAAGGAACTAAACAGGGTACAACTTGATGCGGCTAGGGTTAAGACCTCTCAAAACATAGCGCAGAAAAAAGAAGATATCTCTGATTTAAAAGAAGAAGTGGAATCATTAACCAAACAGTTAAGCATACAGAAAAAACTTAATGAGTCTGGAGTTTGGAGACCTGATTCTGCAAGAGAAAAAGAAAAAGAGCTAACTAACGATCTGGCAATTGCTAAGGCAAATCTTGATAGTAAAACTACTGAGCTTTCTTATTCTGAGAATGCGTTACTGCAAATAGATCGTCAAATTAACAAAGTAGTTGCTGATCAAATGGAGGAAGCAAGAAAGCTTCACGACGAAATTGGAAACGGTGTTCAGAAAGTGCAAATGCTATCTGATGCGCAAGACTTCTTTGCTAAAAAGTTAGGCATATCAACTCAAGCTATAAAAGACTTTAATGCTGAAAAAGTATCTTTCGAGTGGTCTAAGGAGGGGCTTGATTTAAGGAAGTCACTAGAGCGTGATATGAAACTAGCTAACGCAAAAAGCGAAATCGATAAAAGAAAGCTTCAAGTTGAGTTTTACGCTGAAGATAAAGGAATAACAGACGAAAAAGAAATAAATCAATTAAAGCAAATAGCAATAGCCACTCAAGAGGCTCAAGATGCCGCAGCCGAACGTAACAAAACAACAAATGAATCAACCAAAGCCACAGATGCAGCATACGAAGCATTAAAGCGCCAGAGAGAAGAAATTGAGCTTTTAAACAAAGGTTACAAAGACGGATCTCTTGAAATGGCTAAGTATGACGCGGTTAAAGCACTGGGTGATACTGCATCTCCTAAGCAGATTGAAAAAGCGGAACAGCTCGCAGAAGAAAAATACAACATTGAGCGTAACCTAGCTGATAAGAAAGCCGCGCTTGAGCTTGATTTAGTCGCTAAGGCAAAGGAATCTCACGATAAGCAGTTGAAAGACTTGGAGCGGATAACAAAAGATGATGTGTCTCTCACTGAACAGGCAGCAAGGCGTAAAGCTGAAATTGAAGCGGAATATCAGCAAAAAATAGCCGAAATAAAGGCTAATAACGCTGTATCACCGCAAGATAATTTAAAGGCACAAGTAGACCCTGTTCAGCAACTCAAAAATGAACACGAGCGTAAACTTGCGCTTATCCGTGAATTTGAGACTGAAAAAGGTGCTATCACTCAGCAAGGTTTAGCGTTAATGAATGCCGCTAATACCCAATACGAGCAAGACCGCATGAATGCTCAATGGGATATATGGCGCAATCAGAGTCAAGCTAATCAGTTCTTAGCTGATGGGTTAGACGCATTAGGGCAACGCTCCGCTAACGTAATTACAGGGCTATTAACAGGTACTCAATCCCTTAACGATGCTTTCCGCAATGTCGCATTAACCATTGTAGACCAAGCCGTTGGCGCTCTGGTTCAAATGGGCATGCAACAGGTTAAGAACATGATTACTGAAAACGCTATGCGTAAAGCGTCAAATGCTCAAGCGGTAGCAGAGGCAACGGCAACTGGCGGTGCAATCACGGCAGCAATGGCTCCAGCCGCAGCAACAACCAGTATTGCCACAATGGGCTCTGCTGCAACTTGGGGAATGGCTGCGATGGCGGCAGCAATACCAGCAATGATTGCGCTTGCAGGTGCTCGTAAAAATGGCGGTCAGGTTGGTGCTGGTAAAATGTATCAGGTTGGAGAAGGGGGTAAACCAGAGATATTCAAAGCATCGAATGGTAGTCAGTACATGATACCGGGTGATAATGGTCGAGTTATCAGTAATCGACAGATGGGTAAAGGTGGTAATGGTATCAGCATGGGGGATATGCACTTTACATTCCAAGTTCAGGCACCAAATGGCATCACTCAAAAGGAAGCACAACAGATACAGCAGATGGTGAGAGGTACGGTTTATGACGTACTTGGCACCGAAATGCGTGGCGGTGGTGCTTTAGAAAAATCAAGAAGTTGGTAA
- a CDS encoding phage minor tail protein yields the protein MEEFRWRPETAYQVGNEPKVKVAKFGNGYEQRVKDGINNQLKTYQLSFIKHADIGKQIDEFLKARGAVESFLWLTSDDNSKRKFVCRGWQVAPRTSVWQIDCTFEEVVA from the coding sequence ATGGAAGAGTTTAGATGGCGACCTGAAACAGCTTATCAGGTAGGTAATGAGCCTAAAGTGAAAGTAGCCAAATTTGGTAACGGTTACGAACAACGAGTTAAAGACGGGATCAACAACCAATTAAAGACCTATCAACTTTCATTTATTAAACATGCTGACATAGGTAAGCAGATTGATGAGTTTCTTAAGGCTCGTGGTGCGGTTGAGTCATTCTTGTGGCTAACCAGTGATGATAATTCTAAGCGTAAGTTTGTTTGCCGAGGCTGGCAGGTAGCACCAAGAACATCAGTATGGCAGATAGATTGCACATTTGAGGAGGTTGTTGCATGA
- a CDS encoding phage minor tail protein, which produces MRDIPQEMRIDVADLQQNAMLDLYEVDLSRFGGDVYRFHDGMNGLLKPIIWQGLRYEPYPVQVTGFSVTAQGASDRPKMTFANFDGMLTAINNDYDDALGAIVTRRQVLEQYLDAVNFPNGNQQADPTREVVQKYVIEQRESSDSDFVTYILALPTETDNALIPRRVIQADICSWRYRGFDCGYDGPPVADEKDQPTTDPVKDKCSHKYSGCKLRFKSVMPFGGYLGSNKLG; this is translated from the coding sequence ATGAGAGATATACCTCAAGAGATGCGCATAGACGTTGCGGACTTACAGCAAAATGCAATGTTAGATCTGTATGAAGTCGATTTAAGCCGTTTTGGTGGTGATGTTTATCGCTTTCATGACGGCATGAATGGCTTATTGAAGCCTATTATCTGGCAAGGATTGCGCTATGAGCCTTATCCAGTCCAGGTTACAGGGTTTAGTGTAACGGCACAGGGCGCATCCGACAGACCTAAAATGACGTTTGCTAACTTCGACGGAATGTTAACTGCTATCAACAACGATTACGATGATGCGCTAGGTGCTATCGTTACTCGCAGACAGGTTTTAGAACAATATCTTGATGCTGTTAACTTTCCTAACGGAAACCAACAAGCAGATCCAACAAGAGAGGTTGTTCAAAAATACGTTATCGAACAACGAGAAAGTTCAGACTCTGATTTTGTGACGTATATATTAGCGCTTCCAACAGAAACAGATAACGCCCTGATACCTAGGCGAGTTATTCAAGCTGACATTTGCTCATGGCGATACCGAGGATTTGATTGTGGTTATGATGGGCCACCTGTTGCAGATGAAAAAGACCAACCAACAACTGATCCCGTTAAAGATAAGTGCTCTCATAAATACAGTGGGTGCAAACTCAGATTTAAATCAGTCATGCCATTTGGCGGGTATTTAGGCTCAAACAAATTAGGTTAA
- a CDS encoding phage tail assembly protein, with translation MVKLQLAGYLRRFGRRFELEVSNAGEALRCLCYQIDGLKKEINQGQFRVRIAGNDMTKESISAGLNTPLSEGDVITIVPVIGGAKSGGWLGIIGGAALIGASFLIPGGFLATMTSTALFAAGVGVAAAGLATMLTKTPPAPSIEGRNSESNQYFSSLSNRVGQGYPVPICYGEMVVGSNVISQGLETV, from the coding sequence ATGGTCAAATTACAGCTTGCAGGCTATTTGCGCCGATTTGGACGCCGGTTCGAGCTTGAGGTAAGCAATGCCGGTGAAGCCTTGCGCTGTCTTTGCTATCAAATTGATGGGCTGAAAAAAGAGATTAATCAAGGGCAGTTTCGTGTTCGTATCGCAGGTAATGATATGACCAAGGAGAGCATTTCTGCGGGATTAAATACACCATTAAGTGAAGGTGATGTTATTACGATTGTTCCTGTCATTGGTGGTGCTAAATCTGGTGGTTGGCTAGGCATTATTGGTGGAGCGGCGTTAATTGGTGCATCTTTTTTAATACCGGGTGGATTTTTAGCAACAATGACATCGACGGCATTATTTGCTGCTGGTGTTGGAGTGGCCGCAGCGGGATTGGCAACGATGTTAACCAAAACACCTCCGGCACCGAGCATAGAGGGGCGAAATTCAGAAAGTAACCAATATTTCAGCTCGTTATCAAATAGAGTCGGGCAAGGCTATCCGGTTCCTATCTGTTATGGCGAGATGGTTGTGGGTTCAAATGTAATATCACAAGGTTTGGAGACTGTTTAA